The Candidatus Bathyarchaeota archaeon DNA window CACCGACGACTTTGGCGCGTTCGATGACTTCTTCGACGTTGTCGACGCTGTCGCCGCTTCGAATGTCACGTCCAGGGCTGCCGTTAACGTCGATGTAGGGGATTTGGGGTTTAACTTTGACTCCCCCATTCACGATGATTACAGGTATGTCCGCTAAGTGTAATGCCGAGGTAGTTATGAGGGCAGGTGTGGGGATACCGTCGGGAGTGATGGGGACGCCTTGGATGGATTTGCATTTACCCAAAAGCAGCAACTCCGCGTCTGCGGGTGGGGTGAAGTCGGTGAAGTCCGGGTTTGCGCCTGCCGCTGAGAGACCTGGGATTTTGCCGGTTTCAGTGGTGGCGATTGTGGCTATGAAGAGGGGATTTTTGCCTTCGATTTCTTCAAGGAAGGCTTTAGCTTTCAATTCATTATTCGCAAATAAGACATCCATCTTTGTTCACGCCTACTTTGGGGTTACTTTCCACTTTCTGATTTCTAAGTACCCAAAGCCATTATCTAAGCGTTTCTTTTCGGTCTCCAACAACTCGATTTTCTGCTTGAAGTTGGGACCGTCGGTGATTACGGTATGGTATTCACCGCCTTCTCCGCAGGGGTCAACGCCGGGCAGCTTTTGAATGTCGTCGTAGAATTGGCGGTCTAAGACGCGGCCCAGCCAGTCGAGGCTCAATTCCCTGTTTGTGCGTACGACGGTGGCTTTGAAGCCTGTTTTGAGGTAGTCAAGGTAAATCTGTTTGGTGTCGCCCATCCAGAGCGGTTTAACTGGAACTAAGCCGACTTCTTTGCAGATTCGGTTAAGCCAACCTTCCTCGTGGCCCGCGACCTCGTAGATGTCGCCTGTGACTAAGCCTTCGGCGCCTTGAGCTTTGAAGTTTGAGAGGACGGCTTTGAAGTCAGCCTCGTAAGTTGCTGCAGAGGTGGTTTTTTTCAGAAGTGGAACGCCTATGGCTTTTGCTTGGGCGTCGATTATTCCTGTGGGTATCATGTGGAAGTTGGATTTCTCTTCACTCATCATCATAGTTAACAGTGATAGGACTTGGTGTCCTTGTTGGGTTGCGAGGTAATTTGCGTAGCAGCTGTCTTTGCCGCCGCTCCATGAAGCTATAACTTTCATTTCAAATTTCCCCTGTATATTGGTTATTAACAGTTAAGCAGTGAAATAAGATTTTACTTGCCAAACATTTAGCCATGACACTGTTGATTAAACCTTTGGTTAGAACAAGCAGGCTTTTCTTTATGTTTAGCAAATTTTCCACCACAACCTGTTTGGTTGGTTTATCCAACCTTTTCATATAAGGCTTACGGAAAAAACCCTCACAACACTTAAAACACACACCGCCAACTAAAAACCGAGGCAACCCCATGAAAAACCCACCACTACTAACCTACCTTGAACAAAGAGGCATCACCCTCCAAGACCTAATCGACAGCGCACTGGAAATGTACGTACCACACCCCGGCATCGAAACCCCACAAAAAGCCACCGAACTCCTCAAAGAAGAATTTCTCGACATACTAACCGACGTGAATGTCTCAACACTCATCGTTGCAGCGTTTCATGCACAACAAGAAGCCGAAAACGGACGAATTCCCGGTTTAACAGTGGAAAGGTTCATGGGTAGACCGGGGCTGGTGGCGGACGAACTCATCGGCATAGCCATTGCCACCTACATCGCAGGCTCAAAAGGCATGTTTGAGTTTGTACGCTTCGAT harbors:
- a CDS encoding diphthine--ammonia ligase gives rise to the protein MKVIASWSGGKDSCYANYLATQQGHQVLSLLTMMMSEEKSNFHMIPTGIIDAQAKAIGVPLLKKTTSAATYEADFKAVLSNFKAQGAEGLVTGDIYEVAGHEEGWLNRICKEVGLVPVKPLWMGDTKQIYLDYLKTGFKATVVRTNRELSLDWLGRVLDRQFYDDIQKLPGVDPCGEGGEYHTVITDGPNFKQKIELLETEKKRLDNGFGYLEIRKWKVTPK
- a CDS encoding alpha-ribazole phosphatase CobZ is translated as MKNPPLLTYLEQRGITLQDLIDSALEMYVPHPGIETPQKATELLKEEFLDILTDVNVSTLIVAAFHAQQEAENGRIPGLTVERFMGRPGLVADELIGIAIATYIAGSKGMFEFVRFDQAKPGILKKLPPLTNDAIGALVAGASSNVYTKALKTISQ